The following is a genomic window from Dehalogenimonas sp. 4OHTPN.
GTCCGGCCACATCGTCAGGCTTCACCAGGCGCGGGTCGTCTTTCTGTCGGCCGAGCCTTCGGCCAACGTCGTCGGCAACACCGCCCACCTGCTGCTCGAGGTTGACGAAGCCCAGGACGTCGCCATAGAGAAGTTCGACCGGGACTTCCGCCCGATGGCCGCCGCCATGAACGCCACGACGGTGCTCTACGGCACGCCCTGGCGCGATACCGACCTGCTTTCGACGGTCGGCCGCCGCAATCTGGAACTGGAGGCGGCTGACGGGCTGAAGCGCCACTTCCGCTACGACTGGCAGGCCGTCGCCGAACATAACCCGGCCTACCGCGCTTACGTGGAAGGAGAGAGGCTCCGGCTGGGCGAAAACCACCCGGCGTTCCGCTCGCAGTATGCCCTGCTGCCCGCTTCGGGCGGCGGCGGCTTCTTCACCGACGAGCAGCTTATCATGATGATGGGCGATTACCCGCGGCAGCGCTCGCCGCGGCCGGGGGCGGTCTATGTCGGCGGCCTCGATTTCGGCGGGGAGGGCAAGACGGCCTGCGATTCGACGGTGTTCACCATCGCCGAAATCGTTGCCCCATCAGAATCACGCCTGATCCGCGTTGTCCACCACTACGCCTGGACCGGTCTGCCGTTCAGCCTGCTCCTGCCGAAGATTGTTGACATAACAAAAGGCTGGGGCCTGCGCCGCCTCGCCGCCGACGCAACCGGCCTGGGCGGGCCGCTGTGCGCCTCACTGAAGCAGTCGCTGGGCCACCGGATCGTTCCTTTCGTTTTCACGCAAGGCTCTAAAAGCGGCCTGGGCTTCAACCTGCTGGCGGCGGCGGGCACCGGGCGTCTTAGCCTCTACACCCGCGACAGCTCTATGGAGTGCGATGAGTTCTGGCGTCAGATAGAAGGAGCGGTTGCGGACTACAGCCTCGGCCGGACGATGAACTTCTACGTCGATCCCACCCGCGCCCACGATGACTACCTGATGTCTCTAGCCCTCTGCGTGGAGGCTGCCGGCAGATATAAGCCCCGGGCGGCGGCGGGGAGGGTTGCCTAGATGCTAGTCCAGAAACTCGATAGAAGCCGGCGGCCGCGGCCGTATCTCCACCTCGATGCCGACCTCTTTGAACAGGTCAATGAAAGCGTCGTCGGCGTACTTCCCGAAAGAAACGAAACGCTTCACCCGGGCGTTGGCCAGCATCTTGGCGCACAGGATGCAGGGGGTGTGGGTGCAGTAGACGGTGGCGCCCTCAAGGTTGACGCCGTGCTGTGCCGCCTGGATGATGACGTTCTGCTCGGCGTGGACCGCCCGGCAGATCTCGTGGCGGGTGCCCGAGGGGATGCCGTTCTGGTCACGCAGGCAGCCCAGTTCCAGGCAATCGCGGGTGCCGGCCGGGGCGCCGTTGTAACCGGTGGTCAGTATATGCTTGGACTTCACCGCCACCGCGCCGACATGGTGGCGGCGGCAGGTGGATCTCTCCGCCACCACGGCGGCGATCTTCAGGAAGTAGTCGTCGGTTTCAGGTCGTTTGAAGTTTTGAGAGCTATCAGCCATCAGCGGTCAGCTTTCATTTAAGTTGAGTTAAAGTGTTAACAGTCCATGTTTTCCAGTTGATGAATGAGTTGTTCAACCTGCGCCCGCAGCTCCCCGATGCCGCCTTCGTTCAGGATCATGTAGTCGGCCACGGCGATGGGGCCGGCTTTGGACACCTTCTCGATCTCGGCTTTGTCGCGGGAGAAGGTTTCCTCCCGGGTCAGCGGCCGCACCGCGCGCGTCGAAAGCCTTTTAGCTCTCGTCCCCGGCGAAGCCCATACCGCCGCCACCGCCAGCTTGTCGCCGTAGCGCTCCTTGAGGAACAGGTACTCTTCCCAGGAGTACATGCCGTCAATGACCGCAAATCCCTTCTCCAGGGCGGCGTCGATACGCGCCAGATTGAGTTTGGCGTAGGCCGCCATGCCCAACTCCTGGCGTAGCGCCTCGCGGACGGAGCGCTCGTTGGCTTCAGAAAGCGGCAGACCGCGGCGTTTCACCTCTTCGTCGGTGACATCGCCGAAGCGGATGCGGCTGTAGCCGTGCTGCTCCATGACGCGGCTGGCCTCGGTCTTGCCGGCCCCGGCCATGCCCACCATAGCGATGATTTTGGGAGAACTCATTGGCGGACATTATAGGTGGAAAAGGGGTGAAGGGACAAACACATATCTGAACCATCGTGCGGTTGAAGGAGAACAGGTCATGGCGATTGAAAGCGGGATTGAGACCTGAAAAACCGGCGGCTGACACTTGCTTTCTGTTACGCTATAATGAAACCTGACTATGAGAATTGACATAACCATAGATAAAGAGTTCAAAAAGGACCTGTCGGTACCGTGGCTCCGCGGCGTTGCCCGGCAGATCCTCGTTGCCCAATGCGCTGAATCGTCTTCTGAAATGGGCATCTACATCACTGGTCAGGAGCGCATCCGGGAACTTAACCGCATCTATCGCCATAAAGACCATCCCACCGATGTGCTGTCGTTCTCCTTCTTCGTCAGGGAAGCCGCCGCCGATGCCACCACTCACCCGGACTTTCCGGTCCAGATAGACGGCGGCATCAACCTGGGCGAGGTAGTCATATCCCTGCCCCAGGCGCAGCTGCAGGCGGCGGAGTTCGGCCACCCGCTCAAGAAGGAGCTCGGGCGTCTGCTAATCCACGGTATTATGCACCTCCTGGGTTTCGACCATGAAAAGGAATCCGACGCTGAAATCATGGAGGACCGCGAGCTGCAGATTCTCAAGGAGCTGGAGCCTTCGCTTTCGTGAACGTCCTCGGCCTGTCAGGCAGCCCCCGCCTCGGTGGCAACACCAGCCAGCTCCTGCACGAAGCCCTGCGCGGCGCCGAGTCGGCCGGGGCGCTTACCCGCTTCATCGACGCCGCCTCTCTGGACATCTCCGGCTGCCTCCACTGCGATTATTGTGCCCGCACCGGCGACTGCAAGCTGAATGACGACATGCAGCTGATCTACGAAGCCCTCTCTCACGCCGACCGGGTGATCATCGCCTCGCCGCTGCACTTCATGTCGGTCACCGCCCAGCTTAAAGCCGCCATCGACCGCTGCCAGTGCCTATGGGCGCGCAAATATCTGCTCAGCCGGCCGCCGATTGAGCCGGAAAAGCCCCGCAAAGGCCTGTTCATCGCCGCCGGCGGCCGCAAAGGACAGACCTTGTTCGAGCCCGCCCGGGCAACAGTCAAAGCGCTGTTTATCGTGCTGGACATCGAATACACCGGCGAGCTGTTCTTCTCCGGCGTCGACGGCCCCGGGGCCATCAATAATATCGAAGGCGCCATGTCAAAGGCTTTCGAAGCTGGCCGCAAGCTGGTAGAATAGCCCTGAGGTAAAAAGTACCATTATGACCAAACTGAAACTTGGCCCCCAGGCGCTGCTCTATCCCATGCCGGCCTTCTTGGTCGGCAGCCTGACGGCCGGCAAAGCCAATTTCATCACCGTGGCCTGGGGCGGCATCGCCTGCGGCGACCCGCCGATGGTTTCCATCGCCATCCGCCACACCCGCCACAGCCTGAAGGGTATCATGGAGAACAAGGCCTTTTCGGTCAATATCCCGGATGCCTCACTGGTCAGGGAGACCGACTACTGCGGCATCGTCTCGGGCGCCAAGACCGACAAAGCCGCAGCCTGCCGATTTAGAGTCTTCTACGGTAAACAGCCCGGCGCGCCGCTGATAGAGCAGTGCCCTCTTAACCTGGAATGCGAACTGCACACCACGGTCAACCTCGGCTCCCACCTGCTGGTCATCGGCCGCATTACCGAGTGCCATATCTCGGAGGAGTGTCTGACCAGCGGCCGCGCCGATGTCAATAAAATCAATCCCATCGTCTACACCACCGGCCAGGCGCAGTACCAGGCGCTGGGACAGTTTCTGGGCAAAGCCTTTTCCATCGGCACCGAACTCAAGACATGACTTTCAAAATAGTCACTCCCCGGCTGGACCTTATCCTGGAGGACATCGCCGCGCTGGAAGCCTTCTCTGAATCGCCGGCCAAACTCGCTTCACTGCTGGGCGCCGAGGTGCCGCCGCATTGGCCAGTTTGCGGCGCCGATGTCATCACTTACGTCATTGACTGGCTGAAATCAGACCCCGAACTCGGAGGTTTCGGCGCTTACTTCATCATCCACAGGGATGACCGGAAACTCATCGGCGACGGCGGGTTCAAAGGCCGCCCGAACCAATCCGGCGAGGTTGAGCTGGGGTATTCCCTGATTGAAGCCTACCGCGGCCAGGGCTACGCCACCGAGGCGTCCCGGGCGCTCGCCGATTGGGCTTTCAGTCAGCCGGATGTAACCGCCGTCCGCGCCGAGACGTTGCCTGACGGCTTTGCCTCTCAGGCGGTGTTGAAGAAAATAGGCATGGTCTTTGATGGAGAGTATCTCCACCCCGATGACGGCCGGGTCTTCAGGTGGCGGTTGGACCGCCGCAATTGGCCGCCATCGCGGTAGATTATAGCCGCAGGCACTCCACCCTGTGTCCCGCCGCCACCTCCACCGCCACCGGCTTGATAGTGTCGCAGCGCCCTTTTTCCGCTTTCAGGCAGCGGGGAAAGAAGGCGCAGCCCGCATTGACCCTCGACGATGCCGTTTCCAGCGGGATGACCGCCCGCTCCCGGAAGCGGTTCTGGGGGTCTGGTGTCGGTATTGCGGCGATCAGGGCTTGAGTGTAGGGGTGCTGCGGATGACGGATGAGTTCGCGCGCCGGTCCGGTCTCGACGATTCGTCCGAGATACATCACGGCTATGCGGTGGCAGAAGTAGCCCGCGGTAGCGATATCATGGGTGATATACAAAAAACCCAGGTTGTGGCTCCGTTGAAGCTCGGAGAAGAGCGACAGAATTTCCGCCCGGGACGACGCGTCAATCATCGATACCGGCTCGTCGGCGACGATATACTCCGGCTTTAGAAGGAGAGCCCGGGCGATGGCTACCCGCTGCCGCTGGCCGCCTGAGAGCAGGTGGGTGAAGCCGCCGAGGTAGTCGTTAGCAGGCCGTAATTTTACCTCATCGAGAACCCTTGCCGCGGCGTCCTTCCGCCCGGCGCTGTCGCCGATTTTATGGATGACCAGCGGCTCCTCCAGAATCTGGCCGATGGTCATGAACGGGTCGAGCGAGGCGAAGGGATCCTGGAAAACGCCCTGGACGCGGCGGCGCAGATCTTTGAGTTGCTTTTCCGGCTGATTGGTAATGTCACTGCCGTCGAACATGACGGTGCCGGCTGTCGGCCGCAGCAGCCGCAGGGCGATGCGCGCCAGGGTCGTCTTGCCGGAGCCGGATTCGCCGACGATACCCAGCGTCTCGCCGGGGGCAAGGGAGATGGAAGCTTCGTCGACAGCGCGGACGATCGATGTCTTGAACATCGACTTCTTGGCTTTGAAGTCCATGGTTACGTTGTTGAGTTCGAGCTTCGAGGTCATGGTTCAATCACCAGGTGGCAGCGGGCGTGCTGTCCGGTACCACAGACGATTAGTTCGGGATGGGTTGAGCAGGTATCGCAGACCACCGGGCACCGCGGCGAGAAGTAGCAGCCGGCGGGCGGCGAAGTCATTTTTGGCGGCGTGCCCGGGATGAATTCCGGGCGTCGGTCGTCGTAGAGGCTGGGGATGCTGCCCAGCAACTTTTTGGTGTAGGGATGCTTCGGCGACTCGAGTACCTGTTCCGCGGTTCCGATCTCGACGAATTCCCCGGCGTACATCACGGCGATGCGGTCAGCCAGGTCCGAGGCCAGCGCCAGGTCGTGGGTGACAAAAAGGCCGCCGAGCTTCAAATCGCGCTTGAGTTGCTTCAACAGGTTCATTATCTGCGCCTGGATGATGACGTCCAGGGCCGAGGTCGGCTCATCGAGGATGACCAGCTTCGGCTTGCAGGCCAAAGCCATGGCGATCATGACCCGCTGCTTCATGCCGCCGGACAGCTCGTGGGGGTAGCGGCGTAAGGTATCCGGCGGCAGCCGGACGAGGCTTAAAAGCTCGGCGGATCGCCTTGCCGCCGCTGTTTTATCGGTTCGACCGTCCAGCAGCAGCGGTTCGGCAATCTGGTCACCAACGCGCCTGACCGGGTGCAGCGAGTCCATCGCTCCCTGAAAGACCATCGACAGCTTCTTCCAGCGCACCTGTTTCCTGAACTCCTCCTCTGACAGACTGAGGCAGTCTACACCGTCGAGGAGCACATGTCCTTCGGGTGTTAAAGCGTTACGAGGCAAGAGGCGCATCAGCCCCAGTGACAGCGAGGATTTGCCGGCGCCGGACTCGCCGACCACAGCCAGCGTCTCGCCCTCGTTGACCTCGAAGGAGACACCGCCGACGGCCGCCAGGTTCCCGCCGCCGGTCTCGTAGCCGATCCTCAGATTGTTAATTTCAAGCAGTGCCATGTTGCCTCAATTTGGGGTTGACTACGGGCTCGAAACCCAGGGCTAATAACACGAAGGTCATGGCGGCGAAGACGACCAAAAGGCCTGGCGGTAGCACCCACCACCAGTAGCCGACGTAGACGGCTCCGGTTGAAAAGCCGCTCTCGAGGATTTGGCCCCAGGTGGGTATCGACGGGTCGCCCAGACCGAGAAAGGAAAGTCCCGCTTCGGCCAGTATCGCTCCGGGCGTCGAGAAGATCATCTGTGACAGGACGAACGGTCCAATCTGGAACAGGACGTGGCGGAACATGATGCGCGACGGACTGGCGCCCAGCGCCCGAGTCGCCTCGACGAGTTGCGAGGCGGCGTGCTGCATCACCATGCTGCGGGTGATGATGGTCAGGCCCGGCCAGCCGAACACGACCATAATAAGGATGACCAGCCACAGTTTCTGACCGATAATGAAAGCCAGGAAGATGAGGATCGGTAAGAGCGGAACGTTAGCTAGAACGTCACACAGCCGCTGGATGAAGGTGTCGGTCTTGCCCCCGACGTAGCCGGAGATGATGCCCGTGGCCGTGCCGATGACGGTAATGAACACGCTGGTGACCACACCGATTAGAAGAGCCACCGGGAAGCCGAAGAGCAAGCCCCTAGCCAGGTCGCGGCCTAAAGAATCGGTGCCCATCAGACCGTAGACGGTGCCGCCCAGGACGTATTTCACCTCGGCGATGGAGTCGGCGTCGGCGTAAGTCAGGGCAGTGACGTTGATTCGGTATTCACCCGGCATCGGCGTGAAGCCGCCGGCGCCGTCCGGCTGGCCGAAGACGACCGCCTCCGGTTTGGCCTGGACCTCCGCCAGAGACAGCGACAGACCCAGTTCACCGGCGGCAAAGTCCCGAACGTTGTAGGCCACCGCTTGGTCACCGGTCAAATACACGCGGAATGGCGTTTCGGAGTAGCGGGTGTAGGGCGCAGTTTCGCCGGCCGCCGCTCCGGGTACAATATGGCGGAGCAGCAGAACCTCTTTGCCGTCGGGGCGTAGGATTGACAGCGACAATATCGGCGGGCGGTCGCTGAAGGTCACGCCGGACAGGGAGAACGAGGTGAAAGCAGGGAATTCATCGTAGTCATAACCGAGATCGAAGCGGTAGATCAAGTATCGGCCGGTGCTGTCGGCGACGACGTCGAACGGTTCATCGGCGGTGAAGGTGGTGTGGGAAACCCTGGCGTCGGAGGAAAAGGTATTGGTCCAGGCCGGCGGTGCGCTCTGGGGGTAGTCCGCCCAAAAAACCGGATTGTTCCAGACCTTCTTGCCGAAGTCCAGCGGGTAGGTCATCAGGACGAACACGGAAACCAGAAGCATCAGCGCCAGGAAGGCGGCGCCGACGCGCCCCACCCAGCTCGAGAGTAGCGTCCGTATAATATCTTTGGGTTTCATTTAGGTATACCTGATGCGTGGGTCCAGCCAGAGGTAAAGGACTTCCAGGACGAAGCGGGCGGCCAGGTAGATCAGGGTGAAGACGAAGGTCAATGCGACGATGACCGTCTCGTCGGCGGCGATGATGGCGTCGTAGTAGAGGCGGCCCATGCCCGGCCAGTTGAACACCGTCTCGGTCAGGATGGCACCGCCCAGCGAACCCGCCAGGCCGAGGATGAGGGAGGTGACTATCGGAGGGGCCGCCGCCCGGAGGATGTAGCGGCGCTCGATGAGGTTCTGGGGGAGGCCCTTGGCTTTGCCTACGGTGACGAAAGGTTCCTGGGCGGTATTAAGGACCATCGTCCGCACGGCATAGGCCCAGGAGCCGAAGGAGACGACTACCAGAGCGGCCACTGGCAGCGCGGCGTGCCAGGCCATATCGCCCAACCGGGCCAGGGCGCCGTCCGGCGGCGGCGCCGACAGCAGCCCGCCGTAGGGGAAGATGCCCCATTCGAAGGCGAAAAAGAGTACGAAGAAGATGCCGACCCACCAGGCGGGCAGGGCATACGACACCGCCAGCGCCAGGCAGGCGGCGCGGTCGAGTCTCGTGCCGGCACGGGCGGCTAGCCGCGGGCCGATTAGAAGTCCCAATATGGAAGTGATGACCGAAGCAGTGGTAATGAGCAGGATAGTGTTGCCCAGGCGCTCGGCTAAAAGATCAGCGACGCGCGGCGATCCGTCGGTCGTCCGCAGCGTCCGGGCTTCGCCCAGGTCGAAGGTGACCACCCGCTGGATGGTGTCCGGCAGGCGAGTGAACCACGGCTGGTCCAGATGATAAAAAGCCTCAAGCTCAGCGCGGCGCTGGGCAACGGTTGCTTCGAGGACTTCAGGGTCACGGATTGTCTGCGACAGGGTGGTGCGGTAGGCGCGGATCTCTTCGGAGACGGTTGACTGGAGCATCCGGTCGGAAAAACCGGTGGCTCCGAGTGACACCACCACCATGAGCAAGACGACGATGAGCACGCCGAACAGGGTGAGGCCGCGGCCAAGCAGCTTCAATACCATCAGCTATCGGTCCACCGCCCGCCTTATTTTTTAGTCTTGGCGCCTTTGAGAATCATAAAGACCAGCCCGCCGCCGACCAGCAGGGCGATCGGGATGACGATCAGCATCGGCGAAATGCCGCCGCCGCCTCCTCCGCCGCCGTTCTCGCCGTTATCACCCGGCACGGTAATGACGCCCCCGCCTGCCATGTCGACATCCAATCGGCGTTCTGTCACCTGGGACACGGCGTCGCTGGATCCCAGCAAATAGAGGTAATAGATGCCCTGCTTCAGGTTCTGGGTATCGGCGGCGCTGAGCGCTACGGTGAACCTGGTGCCGCTGCCCTGCGCCTGGCCGCTCTTAAGTACTTTGCTTGTCGCCGGATCCACCAGGGAGAAGTCTACCGCCAGGGTACCGGCCCCCGATAGTTCGACGGTGACCTCCCCGGCTTTGCCCGGTTCCAGTTTGCTGGAGGTGACGTTCTTGATATCCACCAGCTGTGCCGCCCCGAGGTACTTGTCCCCGGGTTTGAAAGGATAACCGGGATCGCGGAAAGCATCCAGCTCGGCGTACTGCGCCGCTGAATCGAACCTGACCAGTTTGAAAGGCCCGTTGGAAATCGCCAGGTGGGAATAGCTATCGTAGAAATCCATTGAGGCCTGATACCTGGCCTGGGCGCTTGAAAAGCTGACCCTGGTTTGCGGGGTGTCGAAAATCAGGTTGGGCACTGTACCGGCATCTTTGAAACCGGACAGCACGGTCCTGATGCGGAGTGCGTGGCTTTTATTGACCGTGGACAGCCAGTCAACATTGAACCGCGCCGCCGCGGTGTCCGAGTAAGCGCCCTGCCGCTTATCGAAGACAATGTTGTCCATGGCAGCCAGGATTTCCCAGGGGGTGGTTAACGAAGCCGGCACCGCGTAAGAAGCGATGTAATCCGGTACGAAATGCCAGTAGTCAACGTAGACCTCGATGCGGTTGGCATCCAGTATCTTGAACCCTTTGAAAGTATCGAGCACCGGTTTGGTCGTGGTGGCCGCGGCGAATTCGATAGCCGACTTGTTTTTGTTATAGACCATGTCGAAGGACTGGTAGATGGCATAGATCAGGTCAGCCATCTCTATCTGCTGGCCGTTGTGCCACTTGGACTGGAAATACTTTGAGTAGTCGAAAGTGACCTTGGACGTTGCCCGGGTGGCGCCGGCGATCGTCGCGAACTTGCCCTTATCGGCGTCCCAGCGGAAAGCATCGGCCGGCACCGCCAGCGTGCTTGACGGACCGGCGGTCTCCACAGTATATGACGCCCGGTAAGCCGCCGGGAGTCCGGTGAAGGGGTGGCTGTAAAGGGGCGGGTCGACCATGTTGCGCCAGATGTCTGACGAATAGACATCGCCGAAACCGCCCACCGGATTCCAGGTTGAGCGTTCCGTCCACACCCACTGGTTGCCGATGGTCAGCGTGGATTGGTTGGGCACGTAGGCGTCTCTCAGCGTCAGCAGGGATCTCGGCCCGGCGGCTATGTCCTGAGTGACGCCGTCCATGGTGCTTTTAGCGGCGAAGTTGTTGACGGCGGTCACCACCCACAACCTGACCGCTTCCTCCATCGCCAGTTTGGTCATTTGCTTGTAAAGGTCGTCGCGCTGGGAGGTGGAGGCGAAGGTCCCCATATAGACCTTCTTGCCAAGGTCGTCGAGGGTGGCGTTCTGGTATTGCCAAAAGCCTTGCTCCTGCCAGCCGGGCATGTTGCCCAGCCAGGGAGCGTACATCTGGTTGATCAAGCCGGAGTCGTATTTATCGGCGCCGCCTTTGCTCCAGCCCTCGGTGTAGAGGTGCCACTGCAGCAAAGCCGGATCCTGGGCGTAGACCATGTTGATCGCTTGAGCGAACTGCTGATAGATGATGCGGGTGGTGAAGCCGAGTTTATCTAGTTCCGCGGCGATGGTGTCGCCGACAACCCGCCGCTCATCCTCGGTTCGGACGATAAATTTCAACTCGACAGGCTTGCCCTGGTACTGCCACTTGTTATTGACCAGGGTGCACCCGGCCTTCTGCATCTCCGCGGTGACGGTGGTTTTCGCCTGTTCCGGCTGGTAACCCAAGTTCATCTCATAGACCATCGAATTGATGACCCGGTAATCGTAATCTCCGGAAGAGAGGTGGGAATACATCGGCAGCGCCGAACCCTGGTATATCTGCTGGGCGATATAGTTCCGGTCCAGGACTTGGTTGACGGCATACCGGATAGCTTTGACTGAAAAAGGATTCAATTGCCCCGACGGCGCCGGCGCCGGATTCAAGATCAAGCCGATTGAAGTGGCCGGAGCCTGGTACATCTTGATGCCCTGAACCTTGGCCAGCTCCTGGGCGGCCAGCGTTTTCAGGGAATAGATATACATATCCATTTCGCCTTTTTGGAGGGCGGCGGGGGCGATGTCCACGTTGAAAGCCTTAAATATCAGCTTGTCGGCCGCCGGGCCGGGTTTGGAGTGCGGCGGAGTGTAGGCTGCCACCGGCGAGACGAGGAATGACATGGCCAGCACGAGACTTAAGACGATGGCGAAGCCTCTCCCAGCCATCCGCGGTCTCTTATACATGGCTCTCCTCCTCACCTTTATTCAACGCCGTTGCGACTGGCGTGGCGGCAGCGCGTTCTATCTTCGAGTTGATGAATTATTTCGATTGCCTCATCCTGATGAACAGGGCCAGGACTGCCAGCAGACTGACGAACAGGGCGCCGCCCAACGTAGCCACCAGCCAGTCGTTGCTTCCCCCTTCGTTTTCCGGCGGCGCGGCGTTCATCCCGTCAATTTTTGTTGAAAGATCAGCCAGACCCTTTTCGAAGGTATCGAAGCCGAACTCAGTGAAAAATGATGCCAGCGCCACGTTGCCGGATATGTCGGAGACGGCGATGTCGCGGGCGCCTTCACCGGCAATGGGGGCATAGATGGTTTGCATGAAGTTACCCTGTAGGTCGGTGAAACCGGTGCTGATGATTACGCCGCCCATAGAGATGAAAATCTCGGAATCCGGCTGGAAGTTACTGCCCTGGACGATAACGTCCCGCCCGGCGGCGCCGGCCGGCGGCGAAAGGAATAGCTGGGGCGTCGGCATGGCGCGCTGCCGCGCGAAGCCGATTTTTTGATTGTAACCCATGACTTCGCCCAGGCGGCTGTCGGCCCAGACCATGTACACGTCGGAACCGGTGGCTTTCATCGAAAAATAATCGCCGATAAAGGCGCCGTAGGGGAATCCGAGGTTGGGATTGGACGGGAAGTCGGTGACCCTGGCGTTCATCGTCCAGGTCTTGCCGCCGTCGGTGGAAGAAGAGTAATAGATGTGGTAGGTCAATTCACCGCGGTCATCCC
Proteins encoded in this region:
- a CDS encoding dCMP deaminase family protein, translated to MADSSQNFKRPETDDYFLKIAAVVAERSTCRRHHVGAVAVKSKHILTTGYNGAPAGTRDCLELGCLRDQNGIPSGTRHEICRAVHAEQNVIIQAAQHGVNLEGATVYCTHTPCILCAKMLANARVKRFVSFGKYADDAFIDLFKEVGIEVEIRPRPPASIEFLD
- a CDS encoding AAA family ATPase, with product MSSPKIIAMVGMAGAGKTEASRVMEQHGYSRIRFGDVTDEEVKRRGLPLSEANERSVREALRQELGMAAYAKLNLARIDAALEKGFAVIDGMYSWEEYLFLKERYGDKLAVAAVWASPGTRAKRLSTRAVRPLTREETFSRDKAEIEKVSKAGPIAVADYMILNEGGIGELRAQVEQLIHQLENMDC
- the ybeY gene encoding rRNA maturation RNase YbeY codes for the protein MRIDITIDKEFKKDLSVPWLRGVARQILVAQCAESSSEMGIYITGQERIRELNRIYRHKDHPTDVLSFSFFVREAAADATTHPDFPVQIDGGINLGEVVISLPQAQLQAAEFGHPLKKELGRLLIHGIMHLLGFDHEKESDAEIMEDRELQILKELEPSLS
- a CDS encoding flavodoxin family protein; translated protein: MNVLGLSGSPRLGGNTSQLLHEALRGAESAGALTRFIDAASLDISGCLHCDYCARTGDCKLNDDMQLIYEALSHADRVIIASPLHFMSVTAQLKAAIDRCQCLWARKYLLSRPPIEPEKPRKGLFIAAGGRKGQTLFEPARATVKALFIVLDIEYTGELFFSGVDGPGAINNIEGAMSKAFEAGRKLVE
- a CDS encoding flavin reductase family protein, whose translation is MTKLKLGPQALLYPMPAFLVGSLTAGKANFITVAWGGIACGDPPMVSIAIRHTRHSLKGIMENKAFSVNIPDASLVRETDYCGIVSGAKTDKAAACRFRVFYGKQPGAPLIEQCPLNLECELHTTVNLGSHLLVIGRITECHISEECLTSGRADVNKINPIVYTTGQAQYQALGQFLGKAFSIGTELKT
- a CDS encoding GNAT family N-acetyltransferase is translated as MTFKIVTPRLDLILEDIAALEAFSESPAKLASLLGAEVPPHWPVCGADVITYVIDWLKSDPELGGFGAYFIIHRDDRKLIGDGGFKGRPNQSGEVELGYSLIEAYRGQGYATEASRALADWAFSQPDVTAVRAETLPDGFASQAVLKKIGMVFDGEYLHPDDGRVFRWRLDRRNWPPSR
- a CDS encoding oligopeptide/dipeptide ABC transporter ATP-binding protein, producing MTSKLELNNVTMDFKAKKSMFKTSIVRAVDEASISLAPGETLGIVGESGSGKTTLARIALRLLRPTAGTVMFDGSDITNQPEKQLKDLRRRVQGVFQDPFASLDPFMTIGQILEEPLVIHKIGDSAGRKDAAARVLDEVKLRPANDYLGGFTHLLSGGQRQRVAIARALLLKPEYIVADEPVSMIDASSRAEILSLFSELQRSHNLGFLYITHDIATAGYFCHRIAVMYLGRIVETGPARELIRHPQHPYTQALIAAIPTPDPQNRFRERAVIPLETASSRVNAGCAFFPRCLKAEKGRCDTIKPVAVEVAAGHRVECLRL
- a CDS encoding ABC transporter ATP-binding protein encodes the protein MALLEINNLRIGYETGGGNLAAVGGVSFEVNEGETLAVVGESGAGKSSLSLGLMRLLPRNALTPEGHVLLDGVDCLSLSEEEFRKQVRWKKLSMVFQGAMDSLHPVRRVGDQIAEPLLLDGRTDKTAAARRSAELLSLVRLPPDTLRRYPHELSGGMKQRVMIAMALACKPKLVILDEPTSALDVIIQAQIMNLLKQLKRDLKLGGLFVTHDLALASDLADRIAVMYAGEFVEIGTAEQVLESPKHPYTKKLLGSIPSLYDDRRPEFIPGTPPKMTSPPAGCYFSPRCPVVCDTCSTHPELIVCGTGQHARCHLVIEP
- a CDS encoding ABC transporter permease, translated to MKPKDIIRTLLSSWVGRVGAAFLALMLLVSVFVLMTYPLDFGKKVWNNPVFWADYPQSAPPAWTNTFSSDARVSHTTFTADEPFDVVADSTGRYLIYRFDLGYDYDEFPAFTSFSLSGVTFSDRPPILSLSILRPDGKEVLLLRHIVPGAAAGETAPYTRYSETPFRVYLTGDQAVAYNVRDFAAGELGLSLSLAEVQAKPEAVVFGQPDGAGGFTPMPGEYRINVTALTYADADSIAEVKYVLGGTVYGLMGTDSLGRDLARGLLFGFPVALLIGVVTSVFITVIGTATGIISGYVGGKTDTFIQRLCDVLANVPLLPILIFLAFIIGQKLWLVILIMVVFGWPGLTIITRSMVMQHAASQLVEATRALGASPSRIMFRHVLFQIGPFVLSQMIFSTPGAILAEAGLSFLGLGDPSIPTWGQILESGFSTGAVYVGYWWWVLPPGLLVVFAAMTFVLLALGFEPVVNPKLRQHGTA
- a CDS encoding ABC transporter permease, with the translated sequence MVLKLLGRGLTLFGVLIVVLLMVVVSLGATGFSDRMLQSTVSEEIRAYRTTLSQTIRDPEVLEATVAQRRAELEAFYHLDQPWFTRLPDTIQRVVTFDLGEARTLRTTDGSPRVADLLAERLGNTILLITTASVITSILGLLIGPRLAARAGTRLDRAACLALAVSYALPAWWVGIFFVLFFAFEWGIFPYGGLLSAPPPDGALARLGDMAWHAALPVAALVVVSFGSWAYAVRTMVLNTAQEPFVTVGKAKGLPQNLIERRYILRAAAPPIVTSLILGLAGSLGGAILTETVFNWPGMGRLYYDAIIAADETVIVALTFVFTLIYLAARFVLEVLYLWLDPRIRYT